The window CTTTCCTCCAAAGAATTTAATCCCTCCATGGTCAAAGCCGTGTATGACAACATGGCGTCCATGTCCCCGAAAAACCATTTCACCGTGGGGATCATCGACGACGTTACTCATACCTCACTGGACGTGGAAAAAGGCTTTGACGCCGCTCCCGAAGGCACCATCTCCGCTAAATTCTGGGGTCTTGGTTCCGACGGAACCGTGGGTGCCAACCAGTCCGCCATTGCCATCATCGGTGACAACACAGACAAATATGCCCAGGGTTATTTTGCCTATGATTCCAAAAAATCCGGCGGGCTCACCGTGTCCCATCTGCGCTTTGGCGATGTGAAGATCAAAAGCACCTATTTAATTGAAAATTCTGATTTTGTGGCTTGCCACAAGTCCAACTATGTTCAGATCTACGATGTCCTCAATGGCCTGAAAGAGGGCGGCACCTTCCTGCTCAACTCTGAATGGTCCACCATTGCAGATATGGAAAAACATATTCCGGGCCATGTGCGGCGCACCATCTATGAGAAGCAATTGAACTTCTACAATATTGATGCCGTAAAAATTGCCAGCGCAGTGGGGCTTGGCAACCGCATCAACATGATTATGCAGACCTGCTTTTTTAACCTTGCCAATGTGCTCCCGGTTGAACAGGCCATTGCACTGCTGAAAACCGACATTAAAAAAATGTTTGGTAAAAAGGGTGATGCCATAGTCAACATGAATATTGAAGCCGTGGACAAAACCCTGGACAACCTAGTGAAGGTGGAAGTCCCGGAATCCTGGAAAGACGCCGTTGACGAAGTCACAATTGTGGAACCCGCCACACCTTTTGTGGACAAGGTGATGCGCAAAATCAATGCCCAGGAGGGCGATGATCTGCCGGTATCCGCCTTCTCAGTGGACGGCGTGTTTGAAGCAGGAACCGCCCAGTATGAAAAACGCGGTGTAGCCATCAATGTGCCCGAATGGATTCCCGAAAACTGCATCCAGTGCAACCAGTGCTCTTTTGTATGTCCCCATGCCGCTATTATCCCAGTTGTGGCAACACCTGATGAACTCAAAAATGCTCCGGCATCATTTGTCACCGTGGACGGCAAAGGCAAGGGCATGGAAGAGTTCAAATTCAGAATGCAGGTCAACCCCCTGGACTGCCAGGGGTGCGGCAACTGTGCAGATATTTGTCCTGCCAAAACACCGGCCCTTGTAATGAAGTCTCTGGCATCCCAGGTGGACGTGGAAAAAGAGAATCACAAATTTTCTTTAACTGTTCCGTTCAAGACAGAGATCATGAAACGGGATACGCTTAAGGGCAGCCAGCTCTGGAAGCCGCTGCTTGAGTTCTCCGGTGCATGCGCCGGTTGCGGAGAAACCCCGTATGTGAAACTGATCACCCAGCTTTTTGGCGAAAGGATGACCGTTGCCAACGCCACGGGCTGTTCTTCCATCTGGGGTGCATCAGCACCATCTATGCCCTATTGCGCTAATGCCGACGGACAGGGTCCGGCCTGGGCCTCTTCCCTGTTTGAAGATGCCGCCGAATACGGTTACGGTATGCTGCTGGCCACAAACTCCAGACGCAAAACCCTGGCGGCAAAAATGGCAAAGGCCATTGAACAGGGTGTTTCCAATGATATTAAGGCGGCCATGGAAGGTTGGATCCAGGGAAAAGACAATCTCGAAGAATCAAAAAAATACGGGGATGATCTCAAGCGTCTGCTCAAAGATAGCTCCAAAGGTATTCTTAAAGAGATAGTTGATGAACAGGATTTGCTGGTGAAAAAATCCCACTGGGTTTTTGGTGGTGACGGCTGGGCTTATGACATTGGTTTCGGAGGTTTAGACCATGTACTGGCATCCGGCGATGACATTAATATTCTGGTGCTGGATACCGAAGTGTACTCCAACACAGGCGGCCAGTCCTCCAAGGCCACACCTACCGGTGCCATTGCCAAATATGCCGCATCCGGAAAGAAAATCGGGAAAAAGGATATGGCCCGGATGATGATGAGCTATGGTTATATCTATGTTGCATCCATCTCCATGGGCGCCAGCAAGAACCAGACTCTCAAGGCTCTTCTGGAGGCAGAAAGCTACCCCGGACCGTCTCTGGTCATTGCCTATGCCCCGTGTATCAACCAGGGCATCAAAAAAGGCATGGGCAAATCCCAGCAAGAAGAAAAACTGGCTGTTGAATCCGGTTACTGGCCCATGTTCCGGTTCAATCCTCTCCTTGCCCGTGAAGGTAAAAATCCATTTATCCTTGATTCCAAAGAGCCCGACGGCACCTTGCAGGAGTTCCTGAGCGGTGAAGTACGGTTTGCGGCTCTGGAAAAAAGCTTCCCCGAAGAGTCCAAACGATTGAGAGCGGCCCTTGGAGAAGAGGTTGAGGAAAAATACGCCATGCTCAAAATGATGGCAGATGCCGATAAAAAAGAATAGAATTCAGCCATAAAAACCGTATGGTTCAGGGGCGAGGGCATTTAACATGCGTTTCGCCCCTTTTTATTTGGTATTTTGCCGGTTTGCAGAATTGCACTACGACTTGAAAAAAAATGGGTTTCAGTATACCACTGAACGAACTTTTAACTTCACTATCATTGAACATTCAGCCAAGCCCCCATTGGACCGGAGTAAAAGCACATGAAAAAGTTTCTATCACTTGCCATCACAGTATTGATTTTGTTTCCCTGTATCGCGGTCGGTCAGGAAAGCCAGGCCATCGGCCAGACCCAGGCGGGAGATTCTATCCAGACCGAACAAACAAGTGATGACTCGTCGGCATTGAAGGCTGAACATAATACCCTTGAAATTCTCAAGTCTATTGTAAAAAGCAAGACAACGCTAAAACAGCGCATGGATGAAAAAAAAAAGGCCATGGCCAAGGCCGGCTCCCAAACTGAAAAACAATATCTCACCCAGGAGCTTGCTGATCTGGATAAGCAAATGGCAGATGCTGTGACCGATTTTGAAATGACTGCTACAGGTGTTGAAATAGGTCTTTTTATGTCCAAGAAAAAAGATCGGTTTGACTGGAAAGATGAGCTGCTATCCCTGGCTGAGCCCGGAATTATGGAACTTAAGCGGCTTACAGTCAAGGCCAGGCATAAGTCAAAACTCAATGATGAACTGTCCAATTACCAGGATTTACTTCCCGTGGCAACCAAGGCCGTAAACCGCATTGAATCATTGATCAGCCAGGCAGATGACCGGTCACTGGCAGCCGCTCTTAAAAATCTTTTGCCTGAGTACAAAGGTCTTGAAAACCAGATAAAAAACAAAGTGAACCTGATCCAGCTTAAACTTGATGAAATTGAGCGGGAAGAGACATCGGTCCTTGACAGCACCCAGAACACCGTCAAAGAATTTTTCAGAACCAGGGGCTTGTATCTGTTTCTGGCTATTCTGGCCTGCATCGGTGTGGTGTTTTTAATCAGATTCCTTTACCAGACCCTGATTCGACTTGTTCCCGGATACAAACTGGAGTACCGTCCCTTTCACATACGAGTGTTTGAGCTGGTGTACCGGAGCATGACGATAGTACTGTCGGTAATGGCGGTCATTACAGTATTTTATTTTGTAGAAGACTGGGTCCTGCTCTCCTTGGCCATTATCGTTATTATGGGAGGGATATGGGCAGCTAAAAACACTTTACCCATGTACATGGAGCAAAGCCGGCTGATCATTAACATAGGACCGGTCAGGGAGGGAGAACGCATGATGTATCAGGGTGTCCCCTGGCTGGTTAAACACATTAACATTTACAGTCTGCTGGAAAATCCTGATTTGGGAATTACACTGAGGATCCCCATCTCGGAACTTATTGGCAAAACATCCAGAAAATTTGATTCCCATGAACCCTGGTTTCCTTGCCGGAAAAACGACTGGGTGATCCTTTCCGACGAAACCCGGGGCTGCGTGACCCAT is drawn from uncultured Desulfobacter sp. and contains these coding sequences:
- the nifJ gene encoding pyruvate:ferredoxin (flavodoxin) oxidoreductase, with amino-acid sequence MKKRMQTIDGNTAATHVAYAMSEVAAIYPITPSSPLGEIADSWASKGRKNIFGQILDIKQMQSEAGAAGAVHGSLAAGALTSTFTASQGLLLKIPNMYKIAGELLPTVFHVTARAISAHALSIFGDHQDVMAARQTGFAMLSSCSVQEAQDLALVAHLATIEARVPFLHFYDGFRTSHEIQKIEMIEYEDMAALFNYDAYWAFKARAMSPEHPDTRGTAQNPDIYFQGREATNSYYLKVPAIVKQYMKKVGDLTGRRYQPFDYVGDPEADRVIVAMGSSCEAIEETIEKLNGMGQRLGLIKVRLYRPFDIQEFLRAVPTSVETLTVLDRTKEPGAIGEPLYQDVCTAFMEHGEGPRIIGGRYGLSSKEFNPSMVKAVYDNMASMSPKNHFTVGIIDDVTHTSLDVEKGFDAAPEGTISAKFWGLGSDGTVGANQSAIAIIGDNTDKYAQGYFAYDSKKSGGLTVSHLRFGDVKIKSTYLIENSDFVACHKSNYVQIYDVLNGLKEGGTFLLNSEWSTIADMEKHIPGHVRRTIYEKQLNFYNIDAVKIASAVGLGNRINMIMQTCFFNLANVLPVEQAIALLKTDIKKMFGKKGDAIVNMNIEAVDKTLDNLVKVEVPESWKDAVDEVTIVEPATPFVDKVMRKINAQEGDDLPVSAFSVDGVFEAGTAQYEKRGVAINVPEWIPENCIQCNQCSFVCPHAAIIPVVATPDELKNAPASFVTVDGKGKGMEEFKFRMQVNPLDCQGCGNCADICPAKTPALVMKSLASQVDVEKENHKFSLTVPFKTEIMKRDTLKGSQLWKPLLEFSGACAGCGETPYVKLITQLFGERMTVANATGCSSIWGASAPSMPYCANADGQGPAWASSLFEDAAEYGYGMLLATNSRRKTLAAKMAKAIEQGVSNDIKAAMEGWIQGKDNLEESKKYGDDLKRLLKDSSKGILKEIVDEQDLLVKKSHWVFGGDGWAYDIGFGGLDHVLASGDDINILVLDTEVYSNTGGQSSKATPTGAIAKYAASGKKIGKKDMARMMMSYGYIYVASISMGASKNQTLKALLEAESYPGPSLVIAYAPCINQGIKKGMGKSQQEEKLAVESGYWPMFRFNPLLAREGKNPFILDSKEPDGTLQEFLSGEVRFAALEKSFPEESKRLRAALGEEVEEKYAMLKMMADADKKE